A stretch of the Salvelinus fontinalis isolate EN_2023a chromosome 22, ASM2944872v1, whole genome shotgun sequence genome encodes the following:
- the si:ch211-13c6.2 gene encoding uncharacterized protein si:ch211-13c6.2 isoform X1, whose amino-acid sequence MEGLETTYDDSNVEDYIDCDICTRSIRGETLYKIHRTTVLHMRKEDHLVSTGRATRDHELPNFTDIKQYLKYLKLDEPIIGLSLLEEVMPVSYDRQPGPRYICRLCDLEASLPNMVNHLIGRRHRQNYLDLKRKDLATWDSTNVLDQSGKALRAMAEIVERQNGQGSPKVLKKKRKVDKSNISSVPPKEREAKNQPKPTLSHPSDMRREGNLHPGRMDFPDGEYHHRGGRPEDDLYRPPFHEDDPYLLSGAGREVYLRGGDPSLRSFEEDELRRAGYHEDDLRRREFMEDDLRRRDHYLEEQIHGQDYLEDMRRQEFLEGVRRPGHQEEIAHRQAYHEEPPRRSVYPANDPLKQFYSDEVLRRTFHAAEASKDRAFREDESPHGRSYPHVPAYPQEFPPERAYPDKAPLCFEHAHGRAAHGPSVHEDPYSEDPRRSGYLEEAQRRAYPEEQHGPAYPEGNPRMRSLDRDPNGRGYPKGPEGQGAADEDLRFPNQMEKPMETGGQGSRDHLFDLVKAIRQEWRGPQHPETERGMGPPGKRGTSQRPAEGGRVRTDIPEPFRRFLEGATDDHKSPGKRKRKSRFSDASEQDRGVLKQADDNRRSEPFAKPQGAYQGVAGSRPMVEETPGTGNVLDVLNNIQVENVDEANFLKDKLCNLLKEFQDKKYEKTAVMPAYESLHPTVISKEYNHMSKDHLEYPRDGYEGNYREVQEERHYEGHPPRHSKERSQERYKPESLQDPYRDTDMRMERRAQYEEVFGHVEMYPQSHARPEELMAYPHERCQGPMYPHDYPPPGDLHNPFNPTPPIHWERGYRMGVPQSTSLDKITSTLLELVARKK is encoded by the exons GACGGGCTACCAGGGATCATGAGTTACCAAATTTCACGGATATCAAACAATACCTCAAATACCTGAAACTTGATGAGCCAATCATCG GTTTGAGTCTTCTGGAGGAGGTGATGCCAGTCTCCTATGACCGTCAGCCTGGCCCCAGATACATCTGCAGATTATGCGATCTGGAGGCATCCTTACCCAACATGGTCAATCATTTAATTGGTCGCAGACATCGACAGAATTACCTG GATTTGAAAAGGAAAGACTTGGCGACATGGGACAGTACCAATGTCCTGGATCAATCAGGGAAGGCTTTACGAGCCATGGCGGAGATTGTGGAAAGACAGAATGGTCAAGGAAGTCCAAAG GTCTTAAAGAAAAAACGAAAGGTGGACAAATCGAACATTTCTAGCG TTCCCCCGAAAGAAAGAGAGGCCAAGAATCAGCCAAAACCAACACTTTCTCATCCATCAGACATGAGGCGGGAAGGAAACCTGCATCCAGGGAGGATGGATTTCCCGGACGGGGAGTACCACCACAGAGGAGGCCGTCCTGAAGATGATCTATATAGACCTCCATTCCATGAAGACGATCCTTACTTATTGTCCGGGGCAGGGCGAGAGGTCTACCTGAGGGGAGGAGACCCCAGTCTGCGTAGTTTTGAGGAAGACGAGCTTCGTAGAGCAGGCTATCATGAAGATGACCTTCGTAGACGGGAGTTTATGGAGGATGATCTTCGTAGAAGGGATCACTACCTTGAAGAACAAATCCATGGTCAGGATTATTTGGAGGACATGCGTAGACAAGAGTTCTTGGAGGGTGTTAGAAGGCCAGGCCACCAAGAGGAAATCGCTCATCGCCAAGCATACCATGAAGAACCTCCACGCAGGAGTGTCTACCCGGCGAATGATCCTCTCAAACAGTTCTATTCTGATGAGGTTCTCCGTAGAACATTTCATGCTGCTGAAGCTTCTAAGGACCGGGCCTTTCGAGAAGATGAATCACCACATGGGAGGAGCTATCCTCATGTTCCGGCCTATCCGCAGGAATTTCCTCCTGAACGTGCCTATCCTGACAAAGCTCCTCTCTGCTTTGAACACGCCCATGGAAGGGCAGCCCACGGACCATCTGTTCATGAAGACCCTTACTCCGAGGATCCCCGTAGAAGCGGATACCTTGAGGAGGCGCAACGCAGGGCGTACCCTGAGGAACAACATGGGCCAGCCTATCCAGAAGGCAACCCTCGTATGCGATCTCTCGATAGGGATCCAAATGGCCGTGGCTACCCCAAGGGGCCAGAAGGGCAAGGAGCTGCTGACGAAGACTTGAGGTTCCCAAATCAAATGGAGAAACCAATGGAGACAGGGGGTCAAGGCAGCAGGGACCATTTGTTTGACCTTGTCAAGGCCATTCGTCAAGAGTGGAGGGGTCCGCAGCATccagagacagagcgagggatGGGACCACCAGGCAAGAGGGGGACTTCTCAGAGGCCAGCAGAGGGCGGCAGAGTGAGAACAGATATCCCCGAACCTTTCCGGCGCTTCCTGGAAGGAGCCACAGATGACCACAAGAGCCCCGGGAAACGGAAGAGAAAGAGCAGGTTCTCCGATGCCTCAGAACAGGATCGGGGCGTGTTGAA GCAAGCTGATGACAATAGAAGGTCAGAACCTTTTGCCAAGCCACAG GGTGCTTATCAAGGAGTAGCAGGATCCAGACCGATGGTAGAGGAAACTCCAGGCACTGGGAATGTTTTGGATGTACTG AATAACATACAGGTTGAGAATGTGGACGAGGCCAACTTCCTGAAGGACAAGCTGTGTAACCTTCTGAAAGAGTTCCAAGACAAAAAATATGAGAAGACAGCGGTAATGCCTGCG TACGAAAGCCTACATCCAACAGTAATTTCCAAAGAATATAATCACATGAGCAAGGATCACCTGGAATATCCCAGAGATGGCTATGAAGGAAACTACAGAGAAGTGCAAGAGGAAAGACATTACGAAGGCCATCCTCCCAGACACTCAAAGGAACGCTCACAGGAGCGCTACAAACCAGAGAGCCTACAGGACCcttacagagacacagacatgagaatggagaggagagctCAATATGAAG AGGTCTTTGGGCATGTTGAGATGTACCCACAATCTCATGCTCGTCCAGAGGAGCTAATGGCATACCCCCACGAGAGGTGTCAGGGGCCGATGTACCCTCATGATTACCCACCTCCAGGGGATCTTCACAATCCATTCAATCCTACACCCCCAATACACTGGGAGCGGGGGTACAGGATGGGTGTCCCTCAGTCCACCAGCCTAGACAAAATCACCTCCACTCTCCTGGAGCTTGTGGCAAGGAAAAAGTGA
- the si:ch211-13c6.2 gene encoding uncharacterized protein si:ch211-13c6.2 isoform X2 yields the protein MPVSYDRQPGPRYICRLCDLEASLPNMVNHLIGRRHRQNYLDLKRKDLATWDSTNVLDQSGKALRAMAEIVERQNGQGSPKVLKKKRKVDKSNISSVPPKEREAKNQPKPTLSHPSDMRREGNLHPGRMDFPDGEYHHRGGRPEDDLYRPPFHEDDPYLLSGAGREVYLRGGDPSLRSFEEDELRRAGYHEDDLRRREFMEDDLRRRDHYLEEQIHGQDYLEDMRRQEFLEGVRRPGHQEEIAHRQAYHEEPPRRSVYPANDPLKQFYSDEVLRRTFHAAEASKDRAFREDESPHGRSYPHVPAYPQEFPPERAYPDKAPLCFEHAHGRAAHGPSVHEDPYSEDPRRSGYLEEAQRRAYPEEQHGPAYPEGNPRMRSLDRDPNGRGYPKGPEGQGAADEDLRFPNQMEKPMETGGQGSRDHLFDLVKAIRQEWRGPQHPETERGMGPPGKRGTSQRPAEGGRVRTDIPEPFRRFLEGATDDHKSPGKRKRKSRFSDASEQDRGVLKQADDNRRSEPFAKPQGAYQGVAGSRPMVEETPGTGNVLDVLNNIQVENVDEANFLKDKLCNLLKEFQDKKYEKTAVMPAYESLHPTVISKEYNHMSKDHLEYPRDGYEGNYREVQEERHYEGHPPRHSKERSQERYKPESLQDPYRDTDMRMERRAQYEEVFGHVEMYPQSHARPEELMAYPHERCQGPMYPHDYPPPGDLHNPFNPTPPIHWERGYRMGVPQSTSLDKITSTLLELVARKK from the exons ATGCCAGTCTCCTATGACCGTCAGCCTGGCCCCAGATACATCTGCAGATTATGCGATCTGGAGGCATCCTTACCCAACATGGTCAATCATTTAATTGGTCGCAGACATCGACAGAATTACCTG GATTTGAAAAGGAAAGACTTGGCGACATGGGACAGTACCAATGTCCTGGATCAATCAGGGAAGGCTTTACGAGCCATGGCGGAGATTGTGGAAAGACAGAATGGTCAAGGAAGTCCAAAG GTCTTAAAGAAAAAACGAAAGGTGGACAAATCGAACATTTCTAGCG TTCCCCCGAAAGAAAGAGAGGCCAAGAATCAGCCAAAACCAACACTTTCTCATCCATCAGACATGAGGCGGGAAGGAAACCTGCATCCAGGGAGGATGGATTTCCCGGACGGGGAGTACCACCACAGAGGAGGCCGTCCTGAAGATGATCTATATAGACCTCCATTCCATGAAGACGATCCTTACTTATTGTCCGGGGCAGGGCGAGAGGTCTACCTGAGGGGAGGAGACCCCAGTCTGCGTAGTTTTGAGGAAGACGAGCTTCGTAGAGCAGGCTATCATGAAGATGACCTTCGTAGACGGGAGTTTATGGAGGATGATCTTCGTAGAAGGGATCACTACCTTGAAGAACAAATCCATGGTCAGGATTATTTGGAGGACATGCGTAGACAAGAGTTCTTGGAGGGTGTTAGAAGGCCAGGCCACCAAGAGGAAATCGCTCATCGCCAAGCATACCATGAAGAACCTCCACGCAGGAGTGTCTACCCGGCGAATGATCCTCTCAAACAGTTCTATTCTGATGAGGTTCTCCGTAGAACATTTCATGCTGCTGAAGCTTCTAAGGACCGGGCCTTTCGAGAAGATGAATCACCACATGGGAGGAGCTATCCTCATGTTCCGGCCTATCCGCAGGAATTTCCTCCTGAACGTGCCTATCCTGACAAAGCTCCTCTCTGCTTTGAACACGCCCATGGAAGGGCAGCCCACGGACCATCTGTTCATGAAGACCCTTACTCCGAGGATCCCCGTAGAAGCGGATACCTTGAGGAGGCGCAACGCAGGGCGTACCCTGAGGAACAACATGGGCCAGCCTATCCAGAAGGCAACCCTCGTATGCGATCTCTCGATAGGGATCCAAATGGCCGTGGCTACCCCAAGGGGCCAGAAGGGCAAGGAGCTGCTGACGAAGACTTGAGGTTCCCAAATCAAATGGAGAAACCAATGGAGACAGGGGGTCAAGGCAGCAGGGACCATTTGTTTGACCTTGTCAAGGCCATTCGTCAAGAGTGGAGGGGTCCGCAGCATccagagacagagcgagggatGGGACCACCAGGCAAGAGGGGGACTTCTCAGAGGCCAGCAGAGGGCGGCAGAGTGAGAACAGATATCCCCGAACCTTTCCGGCGCTTCCTGGAAGGAGCCACAGATGACCACAAGAGCCCCGGGAAACGGAAGAGAAAGAGCAGGTTCTCCGATGCCTCAGAACAGGATCGGGGCGTGTTGAA GCAAGCTGATGACAATAGAAGGTCAGAACCTTTTGCCAAGCCACAG GGTGCTTATCAAGGAGTAGCAGGATCCAGACCGATGGTAGAGGAAACTCCAGGCACTGGGAATGTTTTGGATGTACTG AATAACATACAGGTTGAGAATGTGGACGAGGCCAACTTCCTGAAGGACAAGCTGTGTAACCTTCTGAAAGAGTTCCAAGACAAAAAATATGAGAAGACAGCGGTAATGCCTGCG TACGAAAGCCTACATCCAACAGTAATTTCCAAAGAATATAATCACATGAGCAAGGATCACCTGGAATATCCCAGAGATGGCTATGAAGGAAACTACAGAGAAGTGCAAGAGGAAAGACATTACGAAGGCCATCCTCCCAGACACTCAAAGGAACGCTCACAGGAGCGCTACAAACCAGAGAGCCTACAGGACCcttacagagacacagacatgagaatggagaggagagctCAATATGAAG AGGTCTTTGGGCATGTTGAGATGTACCCACAATCTCATGCTCGTCCAGAGGAGCTAATGGCATACCCCCACGAGAGGTGTCAGGGGCCGATGTACCCTCATGATTACCCACCTCCAGGGGATCTTCACAATCCATTCAATCCTACACCCCCAATACACTGGGAGCGGGGGTACAGGATGGGTGTCCCTCAGTCCACCAGCCTAGACAAAATCACCTCCACTCTCCTGGAGCTTGTGGCAAGGAAAAAGTGA